Proteins from a genomic interval of Candidatus Fokinia cryptica:
- the dnaB gene encoding replicative DNA helicase, producing the protein MKKQTEVPHSVELEIEVLARIFINNNEMDTISELISEKYFYITVHSRIYELMIQLYGKGLPISLSTIKGYIAREFTDINVTEYLGELISFASPFSSMEKLCFALRELYLKREVIKLSERSISNCYDDDLKLTASACIEKMESELFNVAISSGEQRTLQHLSQVTRKNIKNLDAAINSGKSISGTTTGFYDMDHLTGGLHPSDLIVIAARPSMGKTAFALKIAYNVAKHYHDEKIEQSVAIFSLEMSAEQLGSRLISMTTGIDGHRLRNGMIDKKKELPQINEKISEIAALPILIDDTAAMTIASIRAKSRRIKRTHNVGLIVVDYLQLARASNTNSNTNRVQEIGEISQGLKAIAKELSVPVIALSQLSRAVESRDDRRPMLQDLRDSGNIEQDADIVCFIYRESYYLNRAIEQNDGLSASERGDLVNKRNMVGNTAEILIAKQRNGPIGTFCTIFEGNTTNFLNMERRD; encoded by the coding sequence ATGAAAAAGCAAACTGAAGTCCCGCATAGTGTAGAGTTGGAAATAGAAGTATTAGCGAGGATTTTCATTAATAATAATGAGATGGATACTATATCTGAGCTTATATCGGAAAAATACTTCTATATAACGGTGCATAGTAGAATATATGAGTTGATGATCCAATTGTATGGAAAAGGCTTACCAATATCGCTATCTACTATTAAAGGTTATATTGCTCGAGAATTTACAGATATTAATGTCACCGAATATCTAGGTGAGTTGATATCATTTGCATCTCCTTTCAGCAGTATGGAAAAGTTATGTTTCGCACTGCGTGAGTTATATCTAAAAAGAGAAGTAATAAAACTTAGCGAGAGATCTATAAGTAATTGTTATGATGACGATCTTAAGCTTACTGCTTCTGCTTGCATAGAGAAAATGGAAAGTGAGCTTTTTAATGTTGCTATTAGTTCTGGAGAACAAAGAACACTACAGCATTTGAGTCAAGTTACGAGGAAAAATATAAAAAACCTTGATGCTGCGATTAATAGTGGTAAGTCAATTAGTGGTACTACTACTGGATTTTATGATATGGATCATCTTACGGGAGGATTACATCCATCAGATTTGATAGTGATAGCTGCACGACCATCTATGGGAAAAACTGCATTTGCATTGAAAATAGCGTATAACGTAGCTAAGCACTATCATGATGAAAAGATAGAGCAATCTGTAGCCATCTTCTCACTTGAAATGTCCGCGGAGCAACTTGGCTCTCGTCTTATATCAATGACTACTGGAATAGATGGGCATAGATTACGTAACGGAATGATAGATAAAAAAAAAGAGCTTCCACAGATCAATGAAAAGATTTCTGAAATTGCTGCTTTACCCATTCTTATCGATGATACAGCAGCAATGACAATAGCTTCAATTAGAGCGAAATCTCGTAGAATTAAGAGAACTCACAATGTTGGGCTGATAGTTGTAGATTATCTTCAATTAGCTAGAGCATCAAATACAAATAGCAATACAAACAGAGTCCAAGAAATTGGAGAGATATCTCAAGGATTAAAAGCTATAGCAAAAGAATTATCTGTTCCTGTAATAGCGTTATCACAGCTATCAAGAGCTGTAGAATCTAGGGATGACAGAAGACCTATGTTACAAGATCTACGTGATAGTGGAAATATAGAACAGGATGCTGATATAGTGTGCTTTATATATAGAGAATCATACTATTTGAATAGAGCTATAGAGCAAAATGACGGATTAAGTGCTTCTGAAAGAGGAGATTTAGTGAATAAACGTAATATGGTTGGTAATACTGCTGAAATACTGATAGCGAAACAAAGAAATGGACCCATCGGAACGTTCTGCACTATTTTTGAAGGGAATACTACAAATTTTCTTAATATGGAAAGAAGAGATTAG
- a CDS encoding ParA family protein, with product MAKVIAVANQKGGVGKTTTVVNLATALSVIGHRVLLIDSDPQGNLSTSFGIENTKRTYTLCEVLMNKVSPSVVPVSADIDNMEIITSTIQLAVAEKELLKVAMPELILKTAIKELLPRYDFIFIDCPPSIGILTLNAFACANSVIIPLQCEFLPMEGLAYILNTIKLVQNTINAGIKIEGIVITMFDKRNNVCHEIVKEVRNELGNTVYRTLIPRNVRLSEAPSHGKPAIIYDSKCTGSVSYMMLAEEFLGKQNIKT from the coding sequence ATGGCTAAAGTGATAGCTGTTGCAAACCAAAAAGGAGGTGTTGGAAAAACTACAACTGTTGTTAATTTAGCAACGGCTCTTTCTGTAATAGGTCATAGAGTATTACTGATAGATAGTGATCCACAAGGCAATTTAAGTACAAGTTTTGGCATAGAAAATACCAAAAGAACCTATACTTTATGTGAAGTATTAATGAATAAAGTCAGCCCTTCTGTAGTTCCAGTTAGTGCTGATATAGACAATATGGAAATTATTACATCTACTATTCAGTTAGCAGTAGCAGAAAAAGAGCTACTAAAAGTTGCGATGCCTGAGCTTATTCTAAAAACAGCAATAAAAGAGCTACTACCACGCTACGATTTTATCTTTATAGATTGCCCTCCATCAATTGGTATTTTAACGCTAAACGCATTTGCTTGTGCAAATAGCGTAATCATACCTCTACAATGTGAATTCCTACCAATGGAAGGTTTGGCATATATTTTAAATACTATAAAATTGGTTCAAAATACCATTAATGCAGGGATAAAAATAGAAGGTATAGTAATTACAATGTTTGATAAAAGGAATAATGTTTGTCACGAAATAGTGAAAGAGGTAAGAAATGAATTAGGAAATACCGTATATCGTACATTAATCCCTAGAAATGTGAGACTTTCAGAAGCACCATCTCATGGAAAACCTGCAATTATATATGATTCTAAATGTACTGGTTCAGTTTCATATATGATGCTTGCAGAAGAATTTCTAGGAAAGCAAAACATTAAGACATAA
- a CDS encoding ABC transporter ATP-binding protein, with translation MGLSIHVGNLSKSFGNTTVLSNISLDIRSGTSTVILGASGSGKSVLLKCMSGLLIADAGSSVVIGKYEVGAFHISERPSPISKIGFSFQLNASFDSLLVWQDIMFNEFINETKEDEELIENAKTLLKMVELPPELAFTNSKQSSGGMQKRIGIARAIATQSTLLMLDEPTSGLDIETSEKIAVLIHELHHKMKYTVVSVSHDIHYTKTVADNIIIIKEGKIRWSGTIDECNNSNNEAVQKFFHT, from the coding sequence GTTTTGTCGAATATATCTCTCGACATACGATCTGGCACTTCTACGGTGATACTAGGAGCATCTGGGAGTGGAAAATCCGTTCTTCTAAAGTGTATGAGCGGCCTCTTAATAGCAGATGCGGGATCGTCCGTAGTAATAGGAAAGTATGAAGTTGGAGCTTTCCACATATCTGAACGGCCTTCCCCAATTTCTAAGATAGGATTTTCGTTTCAATTAAATGCATCATTCGACTCGTTGCTTGTATGGCAAGACATTATGTTTAATGAATTTATCAACGAAACAAAAGAAGATGAGGAGCTGATAGAGAATGCTAAAACGCTTCTGAAGATGGTTGAGCTTCCTCCGGAGTTAGCTTTTACTAATAGTAAACAGTCTTCTGGCGGAATGCAGAAAAGAATAGGAATTGCACGAGCAATTGCAACACAATCTACACTTCTGATGTTAGATGAGCCTACATCAGGATTAGACATAGAAACATCGGAAAAAATTGCTGTCCTAATTCACGAACTACATCATAAGATGAAATATACTGTAGTAAGCGTTTCGCATGACATACATTATACAAAAACAGTCGCAGATAATATTATTATAATAAAAGAGGGTAAAATTCGGTGGAGTGGTACAATTGATGAATGTAACAACAGTAATAACGAAGCGGTACAAAAATTCTTTCATACTTAA